A region from the Bacteroidia bacterium genome encodes:
- the metX gene encoding homoserine O-acetyltransferase, translated as MSKNYFFSEENFLLESGEILPQLEITYHTYGTLNADKSNVVWICHALTANSDAADWWHILVGEKKIFDPEKYFIVCANILGSCYGSSGPLSIDPKTEKKFFSAFPRITIRDMIQAHIVLRKKLGIEKIHALIGGSMGGYQAMEWMFTESLIFENCILIATSAKESAWGIAIHTAQRMAIETDTTWKNNSENAGKQGLKTARAIGMLTYRNYEAYVKMQTDESENHDALKASSYILYQGEKLANRFNTYSYWLLTKGMDSHNLARGRGKMKTVLNTLKTKTLVIGISEDLLCPVAEQKFLAKHLANATYQEIHSLYGHDGFLIEESSLTEVIRDFLK; from the coding sequence GTGTCAAAAAATTATTTTTTCAGCGAAGAAAACTTTCTTTTAGAATCAGGTGAAATTCTCCCTCAACTTGAAATTACCTATCATACTTACGGCACATTAAATGCCGATAAATCAAATGTAGTGTGGATTTGCCATGCGCTTACTGCGAATTCCGACGCGGCAGATTGGTGGCATATTTTAGTCGGGGAGAAAAAAATATTCGATCCGGAAAAATACTTCATTGTTTGCGCCAATATTCTTGGTTCGTGTTACGGTTCTTCCGGACCGTTAAGTATTGATCCGAAAACAGAAAAAAAATTTTTCAGCGCGTTTCCGCGAATCACAATTCGGGATATGATTCAAGCACATATTGTGTTGCGAAAAAAATTAGGAATCGAAAAAATACATGCGCTTATTGGCGGTTCAATGGGCGGATATCAAGCGATGGAATGGATGTTTACCGAATCTTTAATTTTTGAAAATTGTATTTTAATTGCTACTTCCGCCAAAGAATCGGCTTGGGGAATTGCCATACATACCGCGCAACGCATGGCGATTGAAACGGATACGACTTGGAAAAACAATTCAGAAAATGCAGGTAAACAAGGTTTGAAAACCGCTCGTGCTATCGGAATGCTGACGTATCGAAATTACGAAGCGTATGTAAAAATGCAAACGGATGAGTCGGAAAACCACGATGCTTTAAAAGCATCTTCCTATATTTTATACCAAGGAGAAAAATTAGCAAATCGTTTTAACACCTATTCTTATTGGCTTTTAACGAAGGGAATGGACAGTCATAACCTTGCGCGTGGACGCGGAAAAATGAAAACTGTTTTGAATACACTAAAAACAAAAACCTTGGTAATTGGTATTTCCGAAGATCTACTTTGCCCGGTTGCGGAACAAAAATTTTTGGCGAAACATTTAGCCAACGCTACGTATCAGGAAATACATTCGTTGTACGGACACGATGGTTTTTTAATAGAAGAATCAAGTCTTACAGAAGTCATTCGTGATTTTCTGAAATAA